A genome region from Carya illinoinensis cultivar Pawnee chromosome 2, C.illinoinensisPawnee_v1, whole genome shotgun sequence includes the following:
- the LOC122300481 gene encoding uncharacterized protein At4g15545-like isoform X4, whose product MAKDSGCSNFDLPQAVLEVLPFDPFEQLDVARKITSIALSTRVSDLESQSSALRCKLADKDQLISDVRAQIEYLDASLSDTADQLALANEEKESLLKQNASLSNTVEKLNRDVSKLEVFRKALMQSLQEDDENYAGVPEVLARIQSHPSLSSASQIGDNDATFPYSGYSSFQSQMPELGNSFAENHEADVRPRISHGLLLASQAGTPRLTPPGSPHSLSASVSPARTSKPVSPRLYSTSSLAHSSHHGSISSSDTGSQSGRTRVDGKEFFRQVRTRLSYEQFGAFLANVKELNAGKQTKEETLLKADKIFGPDNKDLYTIFEGLVTRNVH is encoded by the exons ATGGCGAAGGATTCGGGTTGCTCCAACTTCGATCTTCCCCAGGCGGTGTTGGAAGTGCTGCCGTTCGATCCTTTCGAGCAGCTAGATGTGGCCCGCAAAATCACCTCCATTGCCCTCTCCACCCGCGTCTCCGATCTCGAATCCCAGTCCTCCGCCCTCCGCTGCAAACTCGCCGACAAGGACCAGCTCATCTCCGACGTCCGGGCCCAGATTGAGTATCTCGACGCCTCCCTATCCGATACCGCCGATCAACTAGCCCTTGCCAACGAGGAAAAG GAGAGCTTGCTAAAACAGAACGCTTCGCTGTCCAACACCGTGGAGAAGCTTAATCGAGATGTCTCCAAG TTGGAGGTCTTCAGGAAGGCACTCATGCAATCTCTTCAAGAGGATGATGAAAATTAT GCAGGGGTTCCTGAGGTTCTTGCCAGGATACAAAGCCATCCAAGTTTATCTTCTGCGTCACAGATAGGAG aCAATGATGCTACATTTCCATATTCTGGATACTCTTCATTCCAGAGTCAGATGCCTGAACTAGGAAATTCATTTGCAGAGAATCATGAGGCTGATG TAAGACCTCGCATCTCACATGGCCTCCTATTAGCATCCCAAGCTGGCACACCTCGTCTCACTCCTCCAGGTTCCCCCCATAGCCTATCTGCATCGGTGTCTCCAGCAAGAACATCTAAACCTGTGTCTCCAAGGCTGTATTCTACGTCTTCTTTGGCTCACTCAAGCCATCATGGCTCGATATCAAGCTCTGACACAGGCTCGCAAAGTG GAAGAACACGGGTTGATGGGAAAGAATTCTTTCGCCAAGTCAG GACCCGATTGTCTTATGAGCAGTTCGGTGCCTTTCTAGCAAATGTTAAGGAATTGAATGCCGGCAAGCAAACAAAAGAa GAGACTCTACTCAAGGCTGATAAGATTTTTGGCCCAGACAACAAGGACCTTTATACGATATTTGAGGGATTGGTCACTCGCAATGTCCACTGA
- the LOC122300481 gene encoding uncharacterized protein At4g15545-like isoform X3 translates to MAKDSGCSNFDLPQAVLEVLPFDPFEQLDVARKITSIALSTRVSDLESQSSALRCKLADKDQLISDVRAQIEYLDASLSDTADQLALANEEKESLLKQNASLSNTVEKLNRDVSKLEVFRKALMQSLQEDDENYVSNAGVPEVLARIQSHPSLSSASQIGDNDATFPYSGYSSFQSQMPELGNSFAENHEADVRPRISHGLLLASQAGTPRLTPPGSPHSLSASVSPARTSKPVSPRLYSTSSLAHSSHHGSISSSDTGSQSGRTRVDGKEFFRQVRTRLSYEQFGAFLANVKELNAGKQTKEETLLKADKIFGPDNKDLYTIFEGLVTRNVH, encoded by the exons ATGGCGAAGGATTCGGGTTGCTCCAACTTCGATCTTCCCCAGGCGGTGTTGGAAGTGCTGCCGTTCGATCCTTTCGAGCAGCTAGATGTGGCCCGCAAAATCACCTCCATTGCCCTCTCCACCCGCGTCTCCGATCTCGAATCCCAGTCCTCCGCCCTCCGCTGCAAACTCGCCGACAAGGACCAGCTCATCTCCGACGTCCGGGCCCAGATTGAGTATCTCGACGCCTCCCTATCCGATACCGCCGATCAACTAGCCCTTGCCAACGAGGAAAAG GAGAGCTTGCTAAAACAGAACGCTTCGCTGTCCAACACCGTGGAGAAGCTTAATCGAGATGTCTCCAAG TTGGAGGTCTTCAGGAAGGCACTCATGCAATCTCTTCAAGAGGATGATGAAAATTATGTGAGTAAT GCAGGGGTTCCTGAGGTTCTTGCCAGGATACAAAGCCATCCAAGTTTATCTTCTGCGTCACAGATAGGAG aCAATGATGCTACATTTCCATATTCTGGATACTCTTCATTCCAGAGTCAGATGCCTGAACTAGGAAATTCATTTGCAGAGAATCATGAGGCTGATG TAAGACCTCGCATCTCACATGGCCTCCTATTAGCATCCCAAGCTGGCACACCTCGTCTCACTCCTCCAGGTTCCCCCCATAGCCTATCTGCATCGGTGTCTCCAGCAAGAACATCTAAACCTGTGTCTCCAAGGCTGTATTCTACGTCTTCTTTGGCTCACTCAAGCCATCATGGCTCGATATCAAGCTCTGACACAGGCTCGCAAAGTG GAAGAACACGGGTTGATGGGAAAGAATTCTTTCGCCAAGTCAG GACCCGATTGTCTTATGAGCAGTTCGGTGCCTTTCTAGCAAATGTTAAGGAATTGAATGCCGGCAAGCAAACAAAAGAa GAGACTCTACTCAAGGCTGATAAGATTTTTGGCCCAGACAACAAGGACCTTTATACGATATTTGAGGGATTGGTCACTCGCAATGTCCACTGA
- the LOC122300481 gene encoding uncharacterized protein At4g15545-like isoform X2 has translation MAKDSGCSNFDLPQAVLEVLPFDPFEQLDVARKITSIALSTRVSDLESQSSALRCKLADKDQLISDVRAQIEYLDASLSDTADQLALANEEKESLLKQNASLSNTVEKLNRDVSKLEVFRKALMQSLQEDDENYAGVPEVLARIQSHPSLSSASQIGGPLLFVFVRDILPSWIIDNDATFPYSGYSSFQSQMPELGNSFAENHEADVRPRISHGLLLASQAGTPRLTPPGSPHSLSASVSPARTSKPVSPRLYSTSSLAHSSHHGSISSSDTGSQSGRTRVDGKEFFRQVRTRLSYEQFGAFLANVKELNAGKQTKEETLLKADKIFGPDNKDLYTIFEGLVTRNVH, from the exons ATGGCGAAGGATTCGGGTTGCTCCAACTTCGATCTTCCCCAGGCGGTGTTGGAAGTGCTGCCGTTCGATCCTTTCGAGCAGCTAGATGTGGCCCGCAAAATCACCTCCATTGCCCTCTCCACCCGCGTCTCCGATCTCGAATCCCAGTCCTCCGCCCTCCGCTGCAAACTCGCCGACAAGGACCAGCTCATCTCCGACGTCCGGGCCCAGATTGAGTATCTCGACGCCTCCCTATCCGATACCGCCGATCAACTAGCCCTTGCCAACGAGGAAAAG GAGAGCTTGCTAAAACAGAACGCTTCGCTGTCCAACACCGTGGAGAAGCTTAATCGAGATGTCTCCAAG TTGGAGGTCTTCAGGAAGGCACTCATGCAATCTCTTCAAGAGGATGATGAAAATTAT GCAGGGGTTCCTGAGGTTCTTGCCAGGATACAAAGCCATCCAAGTTTATCTTCTGCGTCACAGATAGGAGGtcctttactttttgtttttgttcgtGATATCCTACCTAGCTGGATTATAG aCAATGATGCTACATTTCCATATTCTGGATACTCTTCATTCCAGAGTCAGATGCCTGAACTAGGAAATTCATTTGCAGAGAATCATGAGGCTGATG TAAGACCTCGCATCTCACATGGCCTCCTATTAGCATCCCAAGCTGGCACACCTCGTCTCACTCCTCCAGGTTCCCCCCATAGCCTATCTGCATCGGTGTCTCCAGCAAGAACATCTAAACCTGTGTCTCCAAGGCTGTATTCTACGTCTTCTTTGGCTCACTCAAGCCATCATGGCTCGATATCAAGCTCTGACACAGGCTCGCAAAGTG GAAGAACACGGGTTGATGGGAAAGAATTCTTTCGCCAAGTCAG GACCCGATTGTCTTATGAGCAGTTCGGTGCCTTTCTAGCAAATGTTAAGGAATTGAATGCCGGCAAGCAAACAAAAGAa GAGACTCTACTCAAGGCTGATAAGATTTTTGGCCCAGACAACAAGGACCTTTATACGATATTTGAGGGATTGGTCACTCGCAATGTCCACTGA
- the LOC122300481 gene encoding uncharacterized protein At4g15545-like isoform X1 — protein sequence MAKDSGCSNFDLPQAVLEVLPFDPFEQLDVARKITSIALSTRVSDLESQSSALRCKLADKDQLISDVRAQIEYLDASLSDTADQLALANEEKESLLKQNASLSNTVEKLNRDVSKLEVFRKALMQSLQEDDENYVSNAGVPEVLARIQSHPSLSSASQIGGPLLFVFVRDILPSWIIDNDATFPYSGYSSFQSQMPELGNSFAENHEADVRPRISHGLLLASQAGTPRLTPPGSPHSLSASVSPARTSKPVSPRLYSTSSLAHSSHHGSISSSDTGSQSGRTRVDGKEFFRQVRTRLSYEQFGAFLANVKELNAGKQTKEETLLKADKIFGPDNKDLYTIFEGLVTRNVH from the exons ATGGCGAAGGATTCGGGTTGCTCCAACTTCGATCTTCCCCAGGCGGTGTTGGAAGTGCTGCCGTTCGATCCTTTCGAGCAGCTAGATGTGGCCCGCAAAATCACCTCCATTGCCCTCTCCACCCGCGTCTCCGATCTCGAATCCCAGTCCTCCGCCCTCCGCTGCAAACTCGCCGACAAGGACCAGCTCATCTCCGACGTCCGGGCCCAGATTGAGTATCTCGACGCCTCCCTATCCGATACCGCCGATCAACTAGCCCTTGCCAACGAGGAAAAG GAGAGCTTGCTAAAACAGAACGCTTCGCTGTCCAACACCGTGGAGAAGCTTAATCGAGATGTCTCCAAG TTGGAGGTCTTCAGGAAGGCACTCATGCAATCTCTTCAAGAGGATGATGAAAATTATGTGAGTAAT GCAGGGGTTCCTGAGGTTCTTGCCAGGATACAAAGCCATCCAAGTTTATCTTCTGCGTCACAGATAGGAGGtcctttactttttgtttttgttcgtGATATCCTACCTAGCTGGATTATAG aCAATGATGCTACATTTCCATATTCTGGATACTCTTCATTCCAGAGTCAGATGCCTGAACTAGGAAATTCATTTGCAGAGAATCATGAGGCTGATG TAAGACCTCGCATCTCACATGGCCTCCTATTAGCATCCCAAGCTGGCACACCTCGTCTCACTCCTCCAGGTTCCCCCCATAGCCTATCTGCATCGGTGTCTCCAGCAAGAACATCTAAACCTGTGTCTCCAAGGCTGTATTCTACGTCTTCTTTGGCTCACTCAAGCCATCATGGCTCGATATCAAGCTCTGACACAGGCTCGCAAAGTG GAAGAACACGGGTTGATGGGAAAGAATTCTTTCGCCAAGTCAG GACCCGATTGTCTTATGAGCAGTTCGGTGCCTTTCTAGCAAATGTTAAGGAATTGAATGCCGGCAAGCAAACAAAAGAa GAGACTCTACTCAAGGCTGATAAGATTTTTGGCCCAGACAACAAGGACCTTTATACGATATTTGAGGGATTGGTCACTCGCAATGTCCACTGA
- the LOC122300482 gene encoding uncharacterized protein LOC122300482, protein MGTEVLRPQDCLIGRVRDPHPVVFHRRRSNYGNFNPSYVFNPRSTRKPAVRFEKPDQRKRSVSSQSEPSVSKRSGSSDDLKMERRSLSMEKVTILRRGESLDSNIKSQALGKEGDGLVVLGTQRLGPDPRMVPKQIRIVDPRSRPMNGKCDMYAGSAFATSPAPSSLPLPSFSKKKQVSAIVDDSATRDLRRLLRLDL, encoded by the coding sequence ATGGGGACCGAGGTTTTACGGCCTCAAGACTGTTTGATTGGACGGGTCAGAGACCCTCATCCGGTGGTTTTTCATCGTCGGCGAAGTAATTATGGAAATTTTAACCCCAGTTATGTATTTAATCCTAGATCTACCCGAAAACCGGCTGTCCGGTTCGAGAAACCGGACCAGAGAAAACGGTCCGTCTCGAGCCAGTCGGAGCCGTCGGTCTCGAAGAGATCGGGATCCTCCGACGACTTGAAGATGGAGAGAAGGAGTCTCTCAATGGAGAAGGTCACGATTTTGAGGAGAGGCGAGTCGCTGGACTCAAATATCAAGAGCCAGGCGCTGGGGAAGGAAGGCGACGGTCTGGTCGTTCTGGGGACGCAGAGGCTGGGTCCGGACCCTAGAATGGTGCCGAAGCAGATCCGGATAGTGGATCCGAGGTCTCGGCCGATGAACGGGAAGTGTGATATGTACGCGGGGTCGGCGTTCGCAACGTCTCCGGCGCCGAGCTCGCTGCCACTACCATCGTTCTCGAAAAAGAAACAGGTTTCAGCCATCGTCGATGACTCGGCCACCAGAGATCTGAGGCGGTTGCTTAGGCTCGATTTGTGA